The Flavobacterium lindanitolerans genome contains the following window.
AATCGATAATCTCGAAAATCAAAATCAGGCTTATAACCAGTAAAAATCGTTGAGAAAATTTAAGAATAACATCCGAAAAAACTTCGGTGCCCGCATTAATTAACGGTAACAGTGTAGTAACTCCTGACCAGCAAAGAGCAACAATATAAATCTTGACACCGCTCCAGTTCCTGATATTTTTTCTGCTTGAAAATACTGGCACCGTATACAAAAAAGTCAGTCCAAAGAAAATAAAAGCCGTAACCTGGGTGAAGAATTTCAAATGAAAAAAGAAATAAGCAGCTGCTATAAAAGCAATCAGGCTTAAAACAGCTATCCCTTTAAGTTCAAATCGTAAAGGTTTTTTATTTCTGAAAAAATCTTCATATTTGATAAAATTATATCCGAAAATAGTCCCGAAAAAAGCAAAACCAGCCATGTGCAAATCAAAAGGATTTCGGAACATATGGTTGGTCATTAAAACCAGTGACAAAACGGCTACCGCAACGTGTATGCTGCCATTAATATAAAAATTAAATAGTCGTCTGATAGCCTGCATACTGCAAAAATAACGAAACTGTTAACAACACCGAGTTTTCGTTGAAAATTTCCTAAAAAAACCATGTTAAAAAAGGATTTATTTTTGAGATTAATAAGTATTTTTGTGCCACAAAAAACAACCCACGACAATATTATATGAAAACAGATGCTTTTGCTTTAAGACACATCGGTCCGAGAGAAAACGATTTGCAGCATATGCTGAAAACTATTGGTGTTGAATCAATTGACCGATTGATTTATGAAACGCTTCCTGATGACATCCGTCTAAAAGCGCCGCTGAATTTAGAACCAGCCATGACCGAATATGAATATTTGAATCATATTCAAAAACTAGGAAATAAAAACAAAGTATTCAAGTCATATATTGGTTTGGGTTATCATCCTGCAATTGTTCCTGCGGTTATTCAAAGAAATATCTTTGAAAATCCGGGATGGTATACGGCCTATACGCCTTATCAGGCTGAAATCGCTCAAGGCCGTTTGGAAGCACTATTGAATTTCCAGACAACTGTTATTGAATTGACAGGAATGGAAATTGCAAACGCTTCCCTACTTGACGAAGGAACTGCCGCTGCCGAAGCAATGGCATTGCTTTTTGATGTAAGAACACGCGACCAGAAGAAAAATAACGCTAACAAATTCTTTGTTTCCGAAGAAATTTTACCACAAACCTTATCGGTTTTGGAAACCCGTTCGACTCCAATTGGAGTGGAATTAGTAGTAGGTAATCACGAAGAATTTACATTCGGAAATGATTTCTTCGGAGCCATCCTTCAATATCCTGGTAAATATGGTCAGGTTTACGATTATGCCGCATTCATTGCACAGGCAAAATCCAACGAGATAAAAGTAGCTGTTGCAGCAGATATTATGAGTTTGGTAAAACTAACTTCTCCCGGAGAAATGGGTGCAGATGTAGTTGTTGGAACAACGCAACGTTTCGGAATTCCGATGGGTTACGGCGGACCTCATGCTGCTTATTTCGCTACCAAAGAAGAATACAAGAGAAGTATGCCTGGAAGAATCATTGGTGTAACTATCGACACTAACGGAAACCGTGCGCTTCGTATGGCTTTGCAAACTCGTGAGCAACATATCAAACGTGAAAAAGCAACATCTAACATTTGTACGGCTCAGGTTCTTTTGGCTGTCATGGCAGGAATGTATGCCGTATATCACGGTCCAAAAGGACTGGATTATATTGCCGGAAAAATACATGCTTCTGCAGTAACAACAGCCAATGCTTTAAGCAAATTGGGGATTGAGCAAACAAACTCATCTTTCTTCGACACAATTGTTGTAAAGGCAGATGCTCAGAAAGTAAAAGCGATTGCTGAGAAAAACGAATTCAACTTCTATTATATTGACAACAATACGGTTGCCATTTCATTTAACGAAACAACCGGTTTGGCAGACATCAATACTATCGTTTCTATTTTTGCAGAAGCTGCCGGAAAAGAAACGATAAAAGTAGCCGAATTGGCTACCCAAACACAATACAGTGAAAGTCTGAACAGAACCAGCACTTTCCTTGCACATGAAGTTTTCAACAAACACCATTCAGAAACAGCACTGATGCGTTACATCAAAATGCTCGAAAGAAAGGATTTGGCTTTGAACCACTCCATGATTTCTTTGGGTTCGTGTACGATGAAACTGAATGCAGCTGCAGAAATGTTGCCTTTGAGCATGGCAAACTGGAACAATATCCACCCTTTTGCCCCTATTGAACAAGCTGAGGGTTACCAAACTATGCTGAAAAAACTAGAACAGCAATTAAATGTTATTACCGGTTTTGCAGGCACTACCCTACAACCAAATTCTGGAGCGCAAGGGGAATATGCCGGCTTAATGGTTATTCGTGCTTACCACCAGTCAAGAGGTGAATCACACAGAAATATTGCCTTAATTCCGGCTTCTGCCCACGGTA
Protein-coding sequences here:
- the gcvP gene encoding aminomethyl-transferring glycine dehydrogenase, encoding MKTDAFALRHIGPRENDLQHMLKTIGVESIDRLIYETLPDDIRLKAPLNLEPAMTEYEYLNHIQKLGNKNKVFKSYIGLGYHPAIVPAVIQRNIFENPGWYTAYTPYQAEIAQGRLEALLNFQTTVIELTGMEIANASLLDEGTAAAEAMALLFDVRTRDQKKNNANKFFVSEEILPQTLSVLETRSTPIGVELVVGNHEEFTFGNDFFGAILQYPGKYGQVYDYAAFIAQAKSNEIKVAVAADIMSLVKLTSPGEMGADVVVGTTQRFGIPMGYGGPHAAYFATKEEYKRSMPGRIIGVTIDTNGNRALRMALQTREQHIKREKATSNICTAQVLLAVMAGMYAVYHGPKGLDYIAGKIHASAVTTANALSKLGIEQTNSSFFDTIVVKADAQKVKAIAEKNEFNFYYIDNNTVAISFNETTGLADINTIVSIFAEAAGKETIKVAELATQTQYSESLNRTSTFLAHEVFNKHHSETALMRYIKMLERKDLALNHSMISLGSCTMKLNAAAEMLPLSMANWNNIHPFAPIEQAEGYQTMLKKLEQQLNVITGFAGTTLQPNSGAQGEYAGLMVIRAYHQSRGESHRNIALIPASAHGTNPATATMAGMQVVVTKTSENGNIDVEDLRAKAIQYKDNLACLMVTYPSTHGVYEASIIEVTKIIHENGGQVYMDGANMNAQVGLTNPATIGADVCHLNLHKTFAIPHGGGGPGVGPICVAPHLVEFLPTNPVIPTGGNHAITAISAAPWGSALVCLISYGYITMLGAEGLTSSTQHAILNANYIKERLNGHYATLYSGEMGRAAHEMIIECRPFKEKGIEVTDIAKRLMDYGFHAPTVSFPVAGTLMIEPTESENLEELDRFCDAMISIRKEIEKASADDKNNVLKNSPHTLAMLTADTWDFPYTREEAAFPLEYIAENKFWPSVRRVDDAYGDRNLVCSCAPIEAYMES